In Spartobacteria bacterium, a single window of DNA contains:
- a CDS encoding type II toxin-antitoxin system HicB family antitoxin: MSYKGYQGKFAYEPTEDIFHGEILHLADVITFQGRSIDELKQAMADSIDDYLEFCALNGKAPQKPYSGKFNVRISPELHQRIVTKATHDGKSLNMWVAEALDHAAGANSCN; this comes from the coding sequence TTGTCGTACAAAGGATACCAGGGAAAATTCGCCTACGAGCCCACAGAGGACATCTTCCACGGCGAAATCCTTCACCTGGCGGACGTCATCACGTTTCAAGGCCGGTCCATCGATGAACTCAAACAGGCCATGGCCGACTCCATTGATGATTACCTTGAGTTCTGCGCTCTAAACGGCAAGGCCCCGCAAAAACCGTACTCCGGTAAATTCAACGTGCGCATCTCGCCTGAACTGCACCAGCGCATCGTCACCAAGGCAACCCATGACGGGAAGTCCCTCAATATGTGGGTAGCCGAGGCTCTTGATCACGCGGCCGGCGCAAATTCATGCAACTGA
- a CDS encoding type II toxin-antitoxin system HicA family toxin: MNNRQRKNLQAVFADPPSASISWAEIESMLQALGARLSEGRGSRVRIELNGRFAVFHRPHPRPTTDKGTLKSLRRFLENAGVHP; the protein is encoded by the coding sequence ATGAACAATCGGCAACGAAAAAACCTGCAAGCAGTCTTTGCCGATCCTCCGAGCGCATCAATTTCATGGGCTGAAATCGAATCCATGCTGCAAGCACTTGGAGCCAGGCTCAGCGAAGGCCGGGGATCGCGGGTACGCATTGAACTAAACGGCAGATTCGCCGTGTTCCATCGCCCGCACCCCAGACCGACCACGGACAAAGGAACTCTCAAGTCACTGCGTAGATTTCTGGAAAACGCGGGAGTACACCCATGA
- a CDS encoding MerR family transcriptional regulator, with protein sequence MVLARPDVGASTKENDVMTEKSLLSMREIARELNVNYKMVVNYKNQLQELLPNRFDGYLCKYPAECVDLFRLISVLREEGYTFNMIRQLFQEADFPPDDPEIKEWVTEWIYKLNTANTDQGRPVLTSTNQEEPIRTNTNQTEPSQTETNQQEPAHTGTSLGVPVNTNLGGYEPVAPGTNQSEQERFNHNPDDFLVDVRTVEQNILTHLHPALSNLQTQLTDLTTSIPGDLVPQINAALTQLYKFALEISTRLERLEQELGLEPLPMETELDLQKLQIDQDAPMESYVHADLEFVRASVFEGKPDKEAIRQWLLRERQDSPGQSYAALADILNMAGIPTLSGRDTWNRGTLRNLIIER encoded by the coding sequence ATGGTGCTGGCGCGGCCTGATGTCGGGGCCAGCACCAAGGAGAATGATGTTATGACTGAGAAAAGTTTGTTGTCGATGCGCGAGATTGCGCGCGAACTCAACGTAAATTACAAAATGGTTGTAAATTACAAAAACCAACTACAGGAGTTGCTGCCAAACAGATTCGACGGATACCTCTGCAAGTATCCTGCTGAATGTGTGGATCTTTTTCGCCTAATCTCTGTTCTTAGGGAGGAAGGCTACACGTTCAACATGATCCGACAGCTATTTCAAGAGGCAGACTTTCCCCCCGACGATCCTGAGATAAAAGAGTGGGTTACGGAATGGATTTACAAACTTAACACTGCCAATACGGACCAGGGAAGACCAGTCCTTACCAGTACAAACCAAGAAGAGCCAATACGGACCAATACTAACCAGACCGAACCAAGTCAGACCGAGACAAACCAGCAAGAGCCAGCCCATACCGGGACAAGCTTGGGAGTACCGGTAAACACGAACCTAGGCGGGTACGAACCTGTAGCTCCAGGTACCAACCAATCCGAACAGGAGCGTTTCAATCACAACCCAGATGATTTCCTTGTGGACGTGCGAACAGTTGAGCAAAACATCCTAACCCACCTCCACCCCGCCCTCTCCAACCTCCAAACCCAGCTCACCGACCTGACCACCAGCATCCCCGGCGATCTTGTCCCACAGATTAACGCAGCCCTCACACAGTTATACAAGTTCGCCCTGGAAATCTCCACCCGGCTGGAGCGGCTGGAGCAGGAACTTGGCCTGGAACCCCTGCCCATGGAAACAGAGCTGGACCTGCAGAAGTTACAAATTGACCAGGACGCACCCATGGAAAGCTACGTCCATGCCGATCTTGAATTTGTCCGCGCGTCCGTATTTGAAGGCAAGCCCGACAAGGAAGCTATCCGCCAATGGCTGCTACGGGAACGACAAGACAGCCCTGGCCAAAGCTACGCGGCATTGGCGGATATTCTGAACATGGCGGGCATCCCGACATTGTCAGGACGGGATACCTGGAACAGGGGGACGCTCAGGAATTTGATTATTGAGCGCTAG
- a CDS encoding site-specific integrase, with translation MPKIHLRPQFVVNPPKPKDKAKVDYFDSALPGFLLEVRKTGTATYYLRYRDKNGKIRQIRIGTPETISVENARSTAQALKSQAVIGFDPRAEQNKLKVMPTFKDFASNQYLAYVKTYKRSWELDQKIIEQRLLRLWGHRQMHSFVPSDLLAIQNSLISGGLKAGTVNRYMALVKHIFNMAEKWEVIDKAPTRATGNVYDPAHKERFLTEEEMHRLLTALSQSDRPVIPEIIEFLLLTGARKKEVTHLPWSEINLDKALWTLPMERNKAKKVKVVPLSTGALAVLERQRGKHPVYVFPNPDTGKPILQLHWTWDKIRKEAGLADVRIHDLRHSFASFLVNSGRSLYEVQKLLGHAQISTTQRYAHLSDETLLDAAETLGHVVGKWKVENETEPAGM, from the coding sequence ATGCCAAAGATTCATCTCAGGCCACAGTTCGTGGTCAACCCGCCAAAACCCAAAGACAAGGCCAAGGTCGACTATTTTGACTCCGCACTGCCGGGCTTTCTGCTTGAAGTACGCAAAACCGGCACGGCTACGTATTATCTGCGGTACCGGGACAAGAACGGAAAAATCAGACAGATCAGAATCGGCACGCCGGAAACCATCTCCGTCGAAAACGCCAGGAGCACAGCCCAAGCCTTGAAAAGCCAGGCCGTAATTGGCTTTGACCCACGGGCGGAACAAAACAAGCTCAAAGTGATGCCGACGTTCAAAGACTTCGCATCAAACCAGTACCTGGCGTATGTCAAAACATACAAGCGAAGCTGGGAGCTGGATCAGAAAATCATTGAGCAACGCCTCCTACGCCTGTGGGGGCATCGCCAGATGCACAGTTTTGTCCCAAGTGACCTGCTCGCCATACAAAACAGCCTCATCAGTGGCGGCCTCAAGGCAGGCACAGTCAACCGTTACATGGCCTTGGTCAAACACATCTTCAACATGGCCGAGAAGTGGGAAGTGATCGACAAAGCACCCACACGGGCGACAGGTAATGTTTATGATCCTGCACACAAAGAGCGCTTCCTGACCGAAGAGGAAATGCATCGACTTTTGACTGCGTTGAGCCAAAGCGACAGGCCTGTAATCCCAGAGATCATCGAATTCCTGCTGCTGACCGGAGCCAGGAAAAAAGAGGTCACACATCTGCCCTGGTCCGAAATCAATCTGGATAAAGCCTTGTGGACTCTGCCCATGGAGCGAAACAAAGCCAAAAAAGTCAAAGTAGTGCCGTTGTCTACAGGAGCCTTGGCTGTGCTTGAGCGTCAGCGCGGCAAACATCCGGTGTATGTCTTTCCTAACCCGGACACAGGCAAGCCGATTTTACAGCTGCACTGGACCTGGGACAAAATCAGAAAAGAAGCTGGCCTTGCAGATGTGCGTATTCATGATCTGCGGCACAGCTTTGCCAGCTTTCTGGTCAATTCCGGTCGCAGCCTGTACGAAGTCCAGAAACTTTTGGGCCACGCACAGATCTCGACCACGCAAAGGTATGCGCATTTATCCGACGAAACCTTGCTCGATGCAGCCGAAACTTTGGGTCATGTGGTCGGAAAGTGGAAGGTGGAAAATGAGACTGAACCCGCTGGAATGTAA